The sequence below is a genomic window from Aspergillus nidulans FGSC A4 chromosome V.
TAACTGTCGTTTTTGtatctctcttccagatcacAACGCGCAGAAGCTGATCCGATCCAAGGTTGAAGGGCTTGTTAGCAAGATCCTCAAGCTGCTCAGAATTAATCGCACTCCCAACGTAAAATTTGGGAGGGGAAACCTGTTCACTAATCGTCCGGCGAAGAACACCTCCTTCGGCGGAATAGCGTGCTCGGAGGATGGGGTCTTCGCGGATGATGGCTATAAAGGCATCGCATAGAGCCTCATGGTTAACAATCCCGTTAGCGACGAACTGAACAGCGACGCGAAATGCACTTTTCGTGCTCGTTTGTGAGTAGAGATGGAAGAGTCCTTCTTCGAGGTAGGAAGGTGTAGTTACGTCCTCGGCTAGAGTAGGGTTTGCCTTGAGATAGGATGCAAACGAGCCGGTGGTGCCGTGCTCGGTTTTGCTATACTCATCGACCCTGCCTGCCAGGTCAGACAAAATGGTCTCCCGAATGAGTACCGAGATAGGAATCTGATGGCCTAGTGCGGTAGATATGCTTCTCGCCGCCTCGATTGAGAGCAGCGAGGTTCCGCCAATGCCCAGGAAATCATCATCGCGGTGGATTTCCCGAGTCGGGTCTAAGTGAGACTGTAACAAATTTCTCCAGATTCCCGCAATAAGAGTCTCTGTCGGTGTAGATGGCAGTTCACCTTGGCCTTTGTTTGTTCTCGCCAGGTCTAGCAGCACCCGCCGGTCGATCTTGAAATTCGCAGACGTCGGTAAAGATGGGAGTGCGAAGATCTCGGTGGGCCTGGTATATTTGGGCAGCAAGGTAACCAGTTGTCGACGGAGGGCAGAGGCGTCGACTGTTTCTGGCGCGACGAATGCGATTATCCGCACATTATCTACGACGATAGCCGCTGCGCTCCGAACATGGCTATCGGCTCTGCCCAGCGCGTGCTCAATTTCCTCAAGTTCAACACGGTAACCGCGTACTTTGATCTGGTTGTCCACTCTGCGGACGTATACAAGGTTCTTGAAGGAGTCCCAGTACGCCAGGTCGCCGGTTCGATACATAATCTGGCCTGGAGAGAAGGGGTCGTGTGTGAAAGCCGCATTATGCTTGAAATTCCAGTACCCTGGCGTCACTTGCTCCCCAGAGAGATACAGCTCCCCTATAACCCCAGCGGGAACTGGGCATCGGCGGTGGTTGAATAAATATGCGTTCATTCCCGGCAGAGGCAGGCCGATAGTGATTTTTTGACGAGGGAAGAGGCGTGTACCGGTTGAGATCATGCCGCACTGTCATGTCCCGTTAATGATTTTCCTCTGGAAAAGAAACAGAGGTGCGTACCTCTGCAGGCCCATATAGATTGAGTAAGTGTCTACTCACCCAAGCGTCGGCTAACCCCTGTGGCACCGGCTCACCCGCAAGAGCTATTGTATCCAGATTTGGAAAATCTTCTGGTTGACATGCAGAGAGAAGCGACGGAGGCAGCTCAGCTGATATCTGGCCTAGTTTTGTAGCTAGATATTGCAAGACGCCAGTACCACGCTGGTATTCTTTGATATTGATTTTTGGATCCGGAGCATCATCGATAATTGTTCCAGGATCAAGGGGTGATTTGGTAGGATGGGCATTATGGAGCCTGAAAGAGTTGACGAGGTCATCAATCTGATCCTCCTGTGATAGGTGGATGCCAGTAGATGTTGCTTTAATATTCATGCCTAGATATTGCTTGAATGCAGGCACTTCTTTGATTTCAGATCGGGATTTCAAGCTTTCAAGCGCTTGTACGGCGTTCTGGGGCTTTTCACCAACAATCATGAAGTCATCAACATGGGTGGTGATAGAGAGCTTTTCCGTAGTATGTGTGAATAGGCCTGGGTCATGCGGGGAGATTTTAAATCCTATAGATCCAAGATATGCTAGATCATCGTACCATAGGCGCGCGGACAGGGTTAGGCCATAGAGTGATTGGTGGAGCAGGCAAACTAGGGTTCCCGGCTCCCCTTCGCGAATCTGAGTGGTTAGTGCATGTAAATCAGTTGGCCTTTTAGCTTTGCATTTAGGAATGCTAGGACTGCATCTGGTTTGATATTATGCCAGCCTTTTTGGGCGCTGACACCAAAAGATACGTGAAGTAATAGGATCAACAACTGGGGCGTACGTTGCTCCTTCAAATTCTGATTTATCAAGAAGATTCCCCCTGATTACCTATCATGCTCTGTAACAGATGGAGTTGTCAGGATTAAGCTTCTTTTTATAAACCCATCTTCCTGGTATAGTATGTGTGCCAGCAGGCATGTCAGATTTTCAGACCAAATCCTAATATTATTTTTGTTTCAAGGTATTGATCTCATCCTGCATTGCTGCATGCCATTAGGCTGATTCAGGGCCTTTAATAGCCTCATTATACAATTTGGGCTCAGGTAGAGGTGATTTAGTAGATTTTAGGATAGCAAATCCTTTGGCAGGTCGGTATAGCTCTTCTCTGGAGGTAATGTCTGATATATCCTGTATAGGAAGGTTTTCCATTGGTTTTTGGTTCTGCAGCTTTGGTAGCTTTAATAGTTT
It includes:
- a CDS encoding uncharacterized protein (transcript_id=CADANIAT00002992) translates to MIVGEKPQNAVQALESLKSRSEIKEVPAFKQYLGMNIKATSTGIHLSQEDQIDDLVNSFRLHNAHPTKSPLDPGTIIDDAPDPKINIKEYQRGTGVLQYLATKLGQISAELPPSLLSACQPEDFPNLDTIALAGEPVPQGLADAWCGMISTGTRLFPRQKITIGLPLPGMNAYLFNHRRCPVPAGVIGELYLSGEQVTPGYWNFKHNAAFTHDPFSPGQIMYRTGDLAYWDSFKNLVYVRRVDNQIKVRGYRVELEEIEHALGRADSHVRSAAAIVVDNVRIIAFVAPETVDASALRRQLVTLLPKYTRPTEIFALPSLPTSANFKIDRRVLLDLARTNKGQGELPSTPTETLIAGIWRNLLQSHLDPTREIHRDDDFLGIGGTSLLSIEAARSISTALGHQIPISVLIRETILSDLAGRVDEYSKTEHGTTGSFASYLKANPTLAEDVTTPSYLEEGLFHLYSQTSTKSAFRVAVQFVANGIVNHEALCDAFIAIIREDPILRARYSAEGGVLRRTISEQVSPPKFYVGSAINSEQLEDLANKPFNLGSDQLLRVVIWKRDTKTTVIIIVVHHIITDKASIALMLQALTHNYHAALGRLSATHNPCTRLSEYQGNYITWAQWLCDTGSTRGSTEATRKREVFWKSYLRDITLLPALSSLSSKTACHEGTHRSNLIPYHAGKPYSQLAIATTALSLHSAFQATDMVLAVPFVNRDDEATATTLGLFVDRLPIRLNLNKYLESDSILHQNKDTFVADVSDQITGAVDNYLPYRHIAKLLSDTTTDTDSLPAEPFFAAMVVYHWASDALENITVRSCPLRPRGAMHPLTFEFTEQEDGLLCVLEFNPVLMADEHLTVILEALPRVLSGLVKGLGPQDILTAVTVGQSSAGLARA